One part of the Dyadobacter sp. 676 genome encodes these proteins:
- a CDS encoding T9SS type A sorting domain-containing protein: MHKIIHKKLFGLSAALCLSLLLGVDPVAAQSSSQGNTTIFEGTQMTVFGTHTFLAGGSGIQPGIIKAIRSTSPGILGFASGATYSGQDDANHVDGYVSKAGTDAFVFPVGDGTKLRPIGISAPATSGVYKAAYWSEDPGTATLPAGGPFPATNMGTGVTDVSTVEYWDLDGPSPVDITLTWDAASDLETLANSNIANLLVVGYNPVTAKWENLGRAGGVTGSLTTTGSITATGIIPDNYSAFTFGADINLPVTLVAFDARREGSTSALTWSTTAETNSDRFEIERSLNGKVWDKIGTVASAGESAVLVKYTFTDASPLPGENLYRLRMVDRDGTYAYSSIRNLTFEGQTTSVAYPNPARDVLYIRDAQSVQAVSILDMKGNIVNDAGTMQGGMFRVNGLEAGIYVVKVVRNNGIVKSQKIVVAK; encoded by the coding sequence ATGCACAAAATCATCCATAAAAAGCTCTTTGGTTTGAGCGCGGCATTATGCCTGTCGCTTCTGCTAGGGGTCGATCCCGTGGCGGCACAGTCGAGCAGCCAGGGGAATACGACCATCTTCGAAGGCACGCAGATGACCGTGTTCGGTACGCATACGTTCCTGGCGGGCGGCTCAGGCATACAACCGGGAATTATCAAAGCGATCCGCTCCACTTCGCCCGGCATTCTGGGCTTTGCGTCGGGTGCGACTTACTCAGGGCAGGACGACGCGAACCATGTCGATGGCTATGTGTCCAAGGCGGGAACCGATGCGTTCGTTTTCCCCGTCGGAGACGGCACCAAACTGCGTCCTATCGGAATCTCGGCACCCGCTACATCGGGTGTATACAAAGCGGCATACTGGTCGGAAGACCCTGGTACTGCTACCCTGCCCGCCGGCGGACCATTCCCGGCGACTAATATGGGAACAGGCGTCACCGATGTAAGCACCGTGGAATACTGGGACCTCGACGGTCCGTCTCCGGTTGACATCACCCTTACCTGGGACGCGGCCAGCGACCTGGAGACGCTCGCCAATTCCAACATCGCCAATCTCCTGGTGGTCGGTTACAATCCGGTCACCGCCAAATGGGAAAATCTGGGCAGGGCAGGAGGTGTTACGGGTTCGCTGACTACCACCGGCAGCATCACCGCTACCGGAATCATTCCCGACAACTATTCGGCCTTTACTTTTGGTGCGGATATAAATCTGCCGGTAACACTGGTAGCATTCGATGCCAGAAGGGAGGGTTCGACGTCGGCGCTCACCTGGTCGACAACCGCCGAAACCAACAGCGACCGCTTCGAGATCGAGCGCAGCTTAAACGGAAAAGTGTGGGACAAAATCGGGACCGTGGCGTCCGCCGGGGAAAGTGCGGTGCTTGTGAAATACACATTCACCGATGCCTCGCCGCTGCCCGGCGAAAACCTGTACCGCCTCAGAATGGTCGACCGGGACGGGACCTACGCATACAGCAGCATCCGAAATCTCACATTTGAAGGCCAGACAACATCGGTCGCTTATCCTAACCCGGCACGCGACGTGCTGTACATTCGGGACGCGCAGAGTGTGCAGGCCGTTTCGATCCTGGATATGAAAGGAAACATTGTAAACGATGCCGGTACGATGCAGGGCGGAATGTTCAGGGTCAACGGACTTGAGGCCGGTATATATGTCGTGAAAGTGGTTCGAAACAACGGCATCGTGAAATCTCAGAAAATCGTCGTTGCCAAATAG
- a CDS encoding HD domain-containing protein yields MNKRKIINDPVYGFISIASDLLYDLVDHPYFQRLRRIRQLGLADIVYPGALHTRFHHALGAMHLMNQALRALQEKGHMIWELEQEAAQAAILLHDLGHGPFSHVLESVVIPGVPHEAITLTMMKDLNRQLDGRLDIAIQMFEGTYPRKFFHQMISSQLDMDRMDYLNRDSFYTGVIEGSIGADRLIKMLDISHDQLVVEEKGLLSIENFLHARRLMYWQVYLHKTLLSAQAMLTQIMRRARELAAAGEQLFATPDFARFLYNRFTLADFDSEPELLGAFNGLDDNDVWASVKGWKNHPDPVLSKLCGMLLDRNLFKISFFNAPPGGEVLAPLRKQLIAAGVPENDMPYFLITGETTNWAYAKEQDPIRVKMKSGNLLDIADASDIPTIEALTKIVRKYYVCWGKNVSLRG; encoded by the coding sequence TTGAATAAAAGGAAAATCATCAACGATCCGGTTTATGGGTTCATCTCCATTGCCTCGGACCTGCTCTATGACCTGGTCGACCATCCTTATTTTCAGCGGCTGCGGCGGATAAGGCAGCTCGGGCTTGCGGATATCGTCTATCCGGGAGCGCTCCACACACGTTTTCACCATGCGCTTGGGGCAATGCACCTGATGAACCAGGCACTCCGTGCGTTGCAGGAGAAAGGGCATATGATCTGGGAGCTGGAACAGGAGGCGGCGCAGGCGGCGATTTTGCTGCACGACCTCGGACATGGCCCGTTCTCCCATGTACTCGAAAGTGTCGTGATCCCCGGAGTCCCGCACGAGGCGATTACGCTCACGATGATGAAAGACCTGAACCGCCAGCTCGACGGAAGACTGGATATTGCCATCCAGATGTTTGAAGGAACCTATCCGCGCAAGTTCTTCCACCAGATGATTTCCAGCCAGCTCGATATGGACCGGATGGATTACCTCAACCGCGACAGCTTTTATACCGGCGTCATCGAGGGCTCCATCGGTGCCGACAGGCTGATCAAGATGCTGGATATCAGTCACGATCAGCTGGTGGTGGAGGAAAAGGGCCTTTTAAGTATCGAAAACTTCCTGCATGCGCGCAGGCTGATGTACTGGCAGGTGTATCTGCACAAGACGCTCCTGAGCGCCCAGGCGATGCTCACGCAAATTATGCGTCGCGCACGTGAGCTGGCGGCAGCAGGGGAGCAGTTGTTTGCCACACCCGATTTCGCACGCTTTCTCTACAACCGGTTTACCCTTGCCGACTTCGATAGCGAACCCGAACTGCTTGGGGCATTCAACGGATTGGACGATAACGACGTATGGGCCTCTGTAAAAGGGTGGAAAAATCATCCCGACCCGGTTCTGTCCAAACTATGTGGCATGCTTCTCGACAGAAACTTGTTCAAGATCAGCTTTTTTAATGCGCCTCCGGGCGGAGAGGTGCTGGCGCCGCTTCGGAAGCAACTGATTGCCGCCGGCGTTCCTGAAAACGACATGCCCTATTTTCTGATTACCGGTGAAACTACCAACTGGGCCTATGCGAAGGAACAGGACCCCATCCGCGTCAAAATGAAAAGCGGAAATTTGCTCGATATCGCCGATGCGTCGGATATTCCCACCATCGAAGCCCTCACTAAGATTGTACGCAAGTACTATGTATGTTGGGGTAAAAATGTATCTTTGCGTGGTTAA
- the lpxD gene encoding UDP-3-O-(3-hydroxymyristoyl)glucosamine N-acyltransferase, whose amino-acid sequence MKFTVSEIAQMLNGTVVGDDQIIINSAAKIEEGLPGCISFLANSKYEHYIYSTQSSAVIVNKDFVPKKEISATLIYVDNAYTAFTILLEEYQKRLAGSKSGVEQPSFMGENSQTGEDCYRGAFSYIGKNCVIGKGVKIYPQAWLGDGVEVGDYSVIHPGVKIYDNTVIGKNCTIFANTVIGSDGFGFAPQADGSYKTIPQLGNVIIEDNVSIGANTTVDCATMGSTIIRQGAKIDNLVQIAHNVEIGKNTVIAAQSGVSGSTTIGEQCVIAGQVGIVGHITVANHTKVGAQSGLAKSIKKEGLSLSGSPARDLNEHLRSMALVRRLPELEERLKDLERKQETSDFQ is encoded by the coding sequence ATGAAATTTACTGTCAGCGAGATTGCTCAGATGCTGAATGGAACTGTTGTTGGGGATGATCAGATCATAATTAATTCGGCTGCAAAAATTGAAGAGGGCCTGCCGGGTTGTATTTCTTTTCTGGCCAACAGCAAGTATGAGCATTATATTTACTCCACACAGTCTTCGGCAGTAATTGTCAATAAAGATTTTGTTCCCAAAAAAGAAATTTCTGCGACGTTGATCTACGTCGACAACGCCTATACCGCCTTCACGATCCTGCTGGAAGAATACCAGAAACGCCTCGCTGGCAGCAAGTCGGGCGTGGAGCAGCCCAGTTTTATGGGGGAGAACAGCCAAACCGGAGAGGATTGCTATCGCGGCGCTTTTTCCTACATTGGCAAAAACTGCGTGATTGGCAAAGGCGTGAAGATTTACCCGCAGGCGTGGCTGGGCGATGGCGTGGAAGTAGGCGATTATTCGGTGATCCATCCCGGCGTTAAAATTTACGACAACACGGTGATTGGAAAGAATTGCACGATTTTTGCCAACACAGTGATCGGCAGCGACGGGTTCGGATTTGCACCGCAGGCCGATGGCAGTTATAAAACCATCCCGCAACTCGGAAATGTGATCATCGAGGATAATGTAAGTATCGGGGCGAATACGACCGTCGATTGTGCGACAATGGGTTCCACGATCATCAGGCAGGGCGCAAAAATTGATAACCTGGTACAGATTGCACATAATGTAGAGATTGGAAAAAATACCGTAATTGCGGCCCAGTCCGGAGTATCCGGGTCTACAACAATCGGCGAACAATGCGTGATAGCCGGTCAGGTAGGGATTGTAGGCCATATTACGGTGGCAAACCATACTAAAGTGGGCGCACAAAGCGGACTTGCCAAATCCATTAAAAAGGAAGGTTTATCGCTTTCGGGCTCTCCTGCCAGGGACCTTAACGAACATTTGCGGTCCATGGCACTGGTGCGAAGGCTGCCCGAGCTCGAAGAACGGCTGAAAGACCTCGAACGCAAGCAGGAAACGTCCGATTTTCAGTGA